In the genome of Aedes aegypti strain LVP_AGWG chromosome 2, AaegL5.0 Primary Assembly, whole genome shotgun sequence, the window CATCTTTAATGACATCGTAAGGTATAATATCCTATTATGATAATATTAGTCCGACGTAAATCAAAAAATGTGTAGGCCaactaaaaataaaaagatCTGTAAACTTTGTTAATGCGGAAGGAGACTCATTTTAAgcatgcacggtaaaaaaatcaaataacaaaaaaaaaaatgaaaaatgaaaaaacttccaaagttgcaatttgttgcaaattttttttGCGGGACATGTTTGCTGAAGTTTTAAGCTTGATTTCTATCTAAACAGAAGTGTGGggaaaatttcagttcatttCATATTTCTTTTATTGATATGACATATGATTTAGGTCAtaaaaatttttcgatttatgaCTTCCTGATCCCCCATAGTGACAGGTTAGGACAGTTTatggattgtcctacccacgattcaccaaaaacaaaactatatcagcagaaagtttgaaaaataaattaaactatttcTCATCTGATCAACATATCAACATCCTACTTATACTTATGGAGAATGAAAGACACGATATGGTTTCCCATTATTTTTCTTAGTGAAGCGTGACatggtttgtgcatgacccccaaaAATCAAAGGATCGTGTGAAGAACGTTTGAGAATATCTATAGCGAAAATATTGGGAAACTAACTGTAGGAATTGctacaagaaatttctttaaccaatagaaaaataaatggaGCAATCCTTTCCGGCATTTCTGAAACAATCAATGGTTGGTTTTCTAAACAAAAATCTACGCCCAACCCTGTATGTGTTCTGGGACAAATTGTCATGAACATTTCTGGATgtaattcttgagaagtttTTGATACATCCATAGAGAAATATCAGAAGGTTCTTgaagaatatttggaagaagtaATGGATTAAACTAAGATCAGTCGCATCATTTTATGCACAGTACGAGAGTGATTGTGCTAGCGATTTTTGAACGGGCTATTCATCTCTTGATATAATCGATCAGAGCTTatatcataaataaataaataaataaataaataaataaatagatagggTTTAAATATAAAGGATACTCTTATTTGTTACTTATTACACTTGCTTTAAATCCTTATGCAAAATTGTACATGCTCCAGAGACTATAATAGGTTCAACATGTTTttcaacaactaccgaaaagctaaacattacatataatttgcaattggattagatggacaaattgatgtgaagatttgcgaaaaagttacacgtcttctcagtgagaatcgaactcacgactccccgatcacggtgtctttgtggagtaactttattacaaaaaaataggtaagtctgaaatttcgaactaaaaacaattagactttgctctttcatttgcgaccaaaatcaaaataatcggtcgggggtccagaacattttttttttattttgtgtgaagtattcatggatatgtgtttttgtaccgacacacattgcgttgaacatagatatgggacaaactgcaagatcaaaccatttgaacaccttggcttggaaggtaaagttgttcttgctcaaaagagctgtaataagcatatatgacatattatatacgcataattgcagaactgtctcaaacgtcattttagttattgtccacgaaaaaccttgaaaatcgtacttaaattggtcataatgatgtaagaagttattaggaaatatttttaataggtaaagatgcatcgatatcaaatctagaattttcaagagcttgtttgtagatttgtatcttaagaacctgacaaccttttgcgttgaacattttattgattagtcgccaccagcgagtgaccagtgagttaccggttgtctgcttctctagacttgtgcttttgaaaattcgaagtttggcttctatgtatattcacccataaaaccattgataaccgagtatgtagctcgttgttattaagcagataaacggaccaaaataaaaactgtcaccgctgggagacagaggaggatcttctcttcgtcgtagcattgtgaaataaagtgtaaatccattcgtttgctcagtaataacaagctatggcttttaggacgagatcataaattatgcgagatttctctttttactcagatacaaaagtgacttatccgcctttcaaacaacacaatttcagttattcgaattaactagtagagggcttcaCATAAGATAAACCTTGTTAgaaggcatgtaatatacttgccccatggtgctgaaaaatacgctaatttggatggtatttgagaagtttctaatcttatattctttatgttattttcttaatggcacagtgcttatgaaaagatcagaaactaacatcatgaggctaaaatgggtttgggatttttgtacttgtttgcagtactataaccccatattaacccctctaccggcattacttggctgcttgggcacgtcaggagttaatcatcaatattaacttccttttcccgagcagcctagatagccgcgtagtgtcggtagcggttgtttcaactggctaagaattaacactacggactgcctgttccggtggtaaaagtccacctcacaggtgacccctaatttatggtgtgatgcgtaccgtgcctaagaatgaatggttaggggggtctaaataaaacctaaccgcaaacggagcctgtggggtaccagggcgccctccacagtattgagtccttcctgtgctacccggagcaatggtgcaggtgaccttgtgtttctccgagataatcggctgcccttcttcagtctctatcttgaggcttaataagggtgggattatgaatatgttgacatttaatttaaattatcacctatatggattcgcattatgcgttttacacagtgtattctgtgctctttcgcctttggcgactttaaatagataccgatctggttttttcgttgctggtctttttcgtgctgagattgcaaaaagcttaatcctgcctagtttgggtagtggctacggttaggttagctcagatcaatcttcagcataaaagaacagcaacgatcaatctttgcagactcatgcaaaatggtgcagcccaagtggcgctagttcaagaaccctactttcgtagagggaacttctatctaggtaaccttgtggacccagtttttgctacttttagcaagcttgaaatggcaaactcgcgctccatgccccgcgcatgcgtgctcgttaataaagcaatcgttgctacactcatttctgatttaactaccagagatgtatgtgctgtcacaatcgatgtttctgttggtgacctcaacaggaaatacgtctattgttcggtatatttaccacatgatgaaccatccccaacggatgacttcaaacgagttgtcgcacactgcgtaacaaaaggccttccgctgattgtgggcagtgatgccaatgctcatcacatcatctggggcagctcggatatcaatttgagaggctccagtatgatggaatacttaagtagtacagaccttggattacttaacataggcaatcgcccaaccttcatggtttctaatagagaagaagtgttagacataacgctttgctcgaatagaatcagtcacgagttgacgaattggcatgtatcagatgaggaatcattatctgatcatcgctacatcttctttgaacattcaaatgtaactgcgcagactttgcgttttaggaatccccggtcaacaaactgggaactctacattgaattggttgcgaccaaatttcatggatattctccgtccattgaaaatccaagtgatctggatgatgccgttgatactacaacatcctacattatggaagcttttgaagaagcatgtcctctgcggtctgtaaagactacaagagggaccccatggtggaattccgatctgactagactcaggaaacaatgtagaaggagttggaacagacgccgttcagctggatcagagtcgttcaagtcggctcgcaaggcttacaagaaggctcttcgttctgctgaacgatccggctggaaaaacctttgtacaaatgtttccagtttgagtgaagtcagtcggctgaacaaaatccttgcaaaatctaaggatttccaagtgaacgaaattcgcttaccaaatggtgactttacttcttccaatgaagaagttttagaatgtttattcaatacacactaccccggatgtgtggacatagcatctacggatgaaccaaatgtcttttcatgtagttacgagtctctggcctcggctcgcagtatcgtaactactgaatcgattcaatgggcacttaatagttttgctcctttcaaatctccaggagcggatgggatttatcctgttctgctccaaaagggatttgagtctatcaaacatgttttgaaaaagctacttgtaagcagttttgctaccgggtacattcccaaatcctggcgtgatattactgtaaagtttatcccaaaaggaggacgtgcgtcgtatgaagaagcgaagagttttagaccaatcagtctgacctcttttcttctgaaatgtctggaacgcattatcgatcatcacatccgtgatgtttatttggcaaacatgcctcttcatgtgaatcaacatgcttaccaatctggaaagtccactgtgactcttttacacaaagttgtatacgatatcgagaaagcattcgctcagaagcaatcgtgcttgggtgttttcttggatattgagggtgcctttgataacgtgtctttcgatgccatattggaagccgcacgaaaccatgggctacctacaatgattaccaattggattcatcaaatgctcaaaaaccgacatctcttctcgacattgcgtcaagcagcgattcgaaaattgagtgtttgcggatgcccccaagggggagtcttgtcaccacttttgtggaatctcgtagcagatacgctattgaggcaactcaataattgcggttttccaacttatggatttgccgacgactatctagctctgatagttggtatgtgcataagcaccctattcgacctgatgcaaagtgctcttcaggtagtcgagagttggtgtcgcaaatatggcctttcggttaacccgaataaaacatctattgttctgtttacggaaagacgaaaccgcgatggaattcgacctttacgtctttttggcactgagattaatgtgactgatcaagtaaagtatgtcggagtcattctagattccaaacttttatggacagctcacattgatttcagagtcaaaaaagcttgtatggccttcggtcaatgccggcgaacctttggtaaaacttggggcctcaaacccaaatatatcaaatggatttacacaacagttgttcgaccaatattggcatatggatgtcttgtgtggtggcaaaagggcgaagtgagaacaatccaattgggccatctccaaaggatgtgcttgatggcgatgtctggtgcgttctctacaactcccacagcggcgctcgaggcccttttcgacgttgcgccactacacatatatcttaaacaagaagcactttcttgctcttaccgtttatgggtactggatctactggagaaaaatccagtgaatcgtagatctacacacacttcgttgtttccacttttggtgaattgggacaaaattgtccttgctccaagtgatctcacaattgcttgtaactttctttacaggacatttaccacacaattcccttcacgggaagagtggacgtctggctatttggaaagaagtatatcaagcaatatagtatgttacactgatggctcccttcttgaaggtagagctggtgcaggagtatattctcgtgagctaaggctgaatcagttttactcacttggtagaaactgcaccgtttttcaggcggaaatatttgcccttatgtgtggagtgcaatcagcacttcaacagcgtgtaatgggtaaagtcatatacttctgttcagatagtcaagctgctataaaagctctcgcttcggccaactcaaggtcgaagcttgttatcgcatgtcgaactcaaattgaggaactgaattcagtcaactctgtaaaccttgtatgggtacctggccattcttccatcgctggaaatgaattggctgatgagctagctcgcgatggagcatcgcatgacttcattggccctgagccggctattccaatttcgaagtgctgggtgaagcttcagataaactcttgggcggcaactcagcacaagcaatattggaatagtttggagtcgtgtcgtcaaacaaaattgtatattactgagccatctccaaaggtggcgaagtatttaacaaatctgtcaaagcagaattgcagtctcttggtcagagcgttgacaggccactgccgactcaactatcacatggcaaatattcagcgtgctgactcatttgtgtgtgtgatagttgtgactccgattatggaacttcgtatcacctgatatgtaactgtccagtttttgcgcaaatgcgattccaattacttggtaaacacttaataagtgaaactgaatacagaagcctgaatcttcaggacatcctgttattcttaacccgctgtggtaatgagctataggctctctttacgctcatgcgttttgcagtgtcctttttagggcgctgttcgaacccattgtggtatggagctacatgctctcatttcgcttatgcgatcttccctcttcaagggaccccactcctatttcctcccatctttcccttccctttcctctcccatcgggtagatgatgaaataggctcaaatatggcgatggcacaaatctcccaactggtggggaacgtgcctttggagccggccttctgatacctgataacccctctaccggcagcttcaatttttcaaaatattcaaattgcgataacttttttgtttctcaatattttcgaaaaaaaaaattccacaactcctcaaaaaactctcttttttcagaatctgtatcggttttgagcattggtcatctatattcggagatattccaaaattccttgggggatcgacgcatagccataactctcgtaattatctctggctacagattttttctcatattcggttattcgcttttcaaaactaaactttgatgaaagtctattgtgaagaaattaaacaaatcggtgtaactgtttttgagcaatgagcttttatgtttttggtaccactctagccgtaacgagatcttgaaaacttcttaaaacatcatattgaaattttatatgggaacaCCCAAGGAACaccaacatatttttaaaaccagttgaccaatggtcaataccgacatagattccaaaagtagaagagttttttgagaagttgtaaaaaaatggtggaaaaatatagagaaacaaaaaagttatcgcgattaaaatatatttttgtgctgaaaaaatgaagctgccggtagaggggttaagctaaataatagcaaacaaactcatgaatatctcttctactatctgtcgaattgaatttctctcttcagcaaatttctttattatggtttgaagaatgagcttttacaatggggtaataagtttgtacttacattacagtacaagcgtgtttggaacatacctcaaaatttcttcatagtaatttccatataaatctacattgtctttgggccacttaaatcaccacctagaaagctgcgaatttcacagaatactatttttatagtaaggatagtaaggaacatatgtgagattgaattctcaaacattttttaattttgaaccgccctaatgtacataaacacatagataggcaaattcaaacatctgtgcaagtctctcgaaatcaaacaaaaaaaaattactctggaccccccgaccgattattttggttttagcagcaaatgaacgcgagaaacctagactttattgtggagaagtttcagacttacctatttttttgtagtaaacttgttctacgaaacacaccgtgcgatctctagttggggcgcgttaccactacgccatgagaggactcatgaacgcagaagttaatctgaattcgatttcagctcaattatcacgtggtcctttttcgcaaagtgcaccttttTCCGAAGAATTAGATCCCcatgtttttcaagaatttcatcccagatttcccgaggaaacgcttcaggaattatcatagtgattttatcacgaatactttcagggtcttCTAGAGTaatccctccagaaattctaagAGATTTCTCTAACAACCCTTCCAAGAATActgccagcgatttttcaaaggatgcttagaagaatttgtcCAGAATTTGCTCCCGGAAATCCATGAGAGCTCCAAAGCTACtatttctggtaatttcctcaggtattattttgatttttttttccaagacgatcctagaatttcctccaaatattttttcactattccttcaaccgaattctccagttcttcgaaagatttctacagaatttcctcCGAGGAAATCTACAAAGgtttatttcagagtttttgaaaaaaaaatatagcttaAGGGGTTTTCTtaagaaaccctgcaagaattcctccgtctgttcatgtggattccttcaatTATTCATCCCAGAAACCCagaattccttgaggagttcttcgaacaaatctttttttttttcaagaatttctccagcattttatgCAGGCATTACTCCTGCagtgtttctaaaaaaatcttcaaaagcttaaaaaaatcccatgcgatcttcaaaagtttatttaagtttttacaCCTGTTAATATAACAGATTTCTTTTCCAATAGTTCCTCCAATCATTCCTGCAcaaatttccaatctttttcaaGAAATACCTTTAAAGAATCCAGCGAAATACTAGCCcaagatttgattgattttatcTATGGAAGACTGAAGGAATTTACCTATGAAATTTACTTAAACTTCGTTAAAAGTGCAGTAGCTCTTGCAGAGATCCTTGTTTAATAAGGATGACTATAAAATTTACACaggttttatcagaggttactaAAAGATTGTCTTTAGAAACTTCCATACGGATTTATATTTCttggcatttccctggagacatttttggaagaattccatttaattccactaaagtttgtatcatttgacagtcgagtctagtacacgacactgaagacgcccttacagttgaggtcgaaatacgcgtatctgtcaaaggatacaaactctattggaattaaatggtatagtactaaattcggttttttatctACTTTTACCTGACTTTATAAAATCTTATAGAATTAGTgtaggagaaatctttggaggaattgctgacgGCATCTTCAGAGAAATGTTTAGTTCAAATCataggaaatccctagaaatttctggagaagttactgattgaattttagaagatgtcGACACCCAGTTCTGGAATTCACATTTAAATAGATAGATCGAAAGCTGAGTAAACATTACTCATAAATAAGGACGAATCTACTATGCAATTTTAAATTACCAGTAATGCATGGATAAATGAAATCTATATCAATTGGCGACGTCGTAGCCAATGGACAAAGAGCTGGTAATAAGTCTATCATATTGTGGTCCTTCTTTACTAGCATACGTCTGATTGTATATTGCATAATGGCTTTCTAATACACCCATTTACACACCATCTTCAAACAACAAGCACCATCATTACCGAGTACTTATGGTTGTTTTCTAACTTTCTTTTCTCCATTTCTCCGTTCCCTTTCAGCGAACCCTTCGAAACGAAACCGATCCTGGCCTCAGCTTTAACCATGGTCAAAGGCAAACATTCCATGTTAGATATAGTTAGAGTGGAGACACGGTCTCAAGTGAGTATCCTTTCCATGAAGAGAGACAACACTTTCGAACGATAACATGGTAGTAGCTAATCGGCATCCAATGTCTTTTTGCAGATAATGTTCTCATTCCTGTCGGTTGGCTGGGGCCTAATCTCGGACATCGACATTGAGAGCGAGCGACTGCGGGCCATCGGTGGCCAACGGTTTACACTTTGGTCCGTCCATCGGCTAATCAGCCTACGTACCTATCAGGGCAAGGTGTCGTACATTCCGGCACTAGTTAGTAATATGAATCGGTCAAACTCGTTGCCACGGGAAGGTGGTGGTGGCGGCGGTGGCGGCGTAGGATTACTGAAGCACAGTATAAGTTACAACACCACCCTGGATTGCCATGACTGTAGAAGTGGGGGAGGTGGTGGACCTAACGATAGCCACAGCAATTGTGATGCCTGCGATACAAATTTTAGCGACGTGCTATCGTTGGAAACGGGTAGTAATCTGGATACGTTCCGACCTCGGATCGACAGTTGGTACTCGGCAACGTCCCGGAAGAGCACGTACTTTTCCACCGTGGATAGTATATATGAGAGTGACCGTGCTTCCAACGAAGGTGCCCCTACAGGTACCAATGTGGTGCAGATGTATGGACCACCTTCCAGGCTTCCAGCACTGACTGCGTCCCTGTCCGACAGCTGGAAAACCATCGACGGGGAGTTCGTAATGGTGCATGCGGCCTACCAGACGCACCTCAGTACGGACTGCTACTTCGCTCCGCTGTCCAAGCTGAACGATGGCATCATATGGCTACTGATCATCAGGGCCGGGGTAAGTCGGTCCCAGTTGCTGTCGTTCATGCTGGGCCTGAGCAGCGGGTCCCACATTCCAACGCAGGCCAACCAGTACATCCAGATGATTCCAGTGACGGCATTCCGGATCGAGCCCAGTGGGTCCACGCCGGGTCACATGACCGTGGACGGCGAAAACGTGGAGTACGGACCAATCCAGGCGGAGATCTTTCCTAGTTTAGCCAAAGTTATGGTACCGAAATGATTGCGTGCGGGAGTGAGTTTGCGCCAAGAATGAGTGGGTATAGTGGTTTGGTGATGAATGttgtttttgatattgttaCCAATTAGTGAAGCTGGGGAGATGATAGTGATGCAAAGATGGGTGAACGAACTCTGTTCATggttgaataaatttatttaggTGTTGATCGTTCCGTTTGAATTTAGCGCGATAAAAATGTTCATGTGAATTATTTCTGAAACCGCTGTTCGTacttattttactattttttattaaagtctGTACAGCAGAGTAATGGTTGTTCTCGAAAAATATGAGACACAAAATATTtccaattatatttttttttcaaaccttcAGGGTATGAACTACAGCATTGCAGTTAGTTTTTTATATCCTTCCTATAACAAGATCGACAGGATTCAGAGGAACCTTCAGAAACTATTACGTGACTATTTAActgatttttaaagaattccttctcagattcctcgagAGAAAATTTCAGTAATTATCCTAAtgatttctccaaggaattcatttggaattctttcagggactcctactccagaattttttttctagatactCGTCTACCCTTTCTccttgaaattcttccagaaatttttcaaaggatgctataaattcaaaagtcaataacggtgccgtaattacggtcatcggggaagggaaagaATGTTAGTTACCCAACCATTGTTATCAGATACCGAAGAATCCTCTACATCTTCATAGTTGTTATGGAAAAGATATTGGGCTAGTGGGATAAAATAAGGATCCGGGTGTCACCGTGGTGATATGATCCATGATTTATTCACGTCTAGCCGAATTTGCGGTATTATTCGAttatacgccgaacaagtgttcatcgttcGCCCCTGCAGAAGTAAACGACACGTTCAAAACAtccacactgaggcaaaaaaaacttaataatttcttagggaataattatgatttggcgccacaacgattattgttgaaatttttaagttttacttatgattttggtgaagaatttcattactaaatttcataagtcaatcaatgaaaatcaGTAATAAGGGCAATCATAATTGcttaacaaaaattttcaatcactAATAATGGTTGCTTTTTATGTCAGGCGATCTCAAAAATTGatatgttttgataacatgtgatctgttCTTGATTAACCTGTACCCAAAATCGAAAGCGGAGCAGTTCTTTTACcgattgctatgaaaattatttcaagcaatggctcttaaataattcaaagctctcacttatgaaacttatgataccgttttcgaaatgtttaagcgttcaattaaaccataatttggctggttcataaatcatgatttatggaaaacttaAGTATGTCTGCCTCAGTGCAGCGATCCGCCACACGTGCACGAACACGATTGACCCTGATCGCATCGCTCGCTCatgcaggagcaagcgtcgcgaTCAAACGATTAAGCACTACTTACTAACGCGATCCTTCCATAGACTGCTacagaaattactccaagaaAAATCATACAGGTTTTTGCCCAgagctttcgaaaaaaaaatcatgaatactGCTATTCCCCACAAACCCCACAAGAATTCCTAATTCCATCCACAATTGCTGACAGGTAAAATTTCCACCAAATTCCCAAATTTCTCCCAAAAACTTGTTGAAGCACTCGAGAGCCTACGGCCGATTCATTTCCGTACTCCAATAAAAATTCTGACATTCCTACACAAATTCTTAAGGGATTAATATAGCTATTTATCTTCTAAAACTTGTTCAAGAGTTCATGAGAGTCTTTCAAAAATCCTTATTCGTCAAGGGTGCTTTtaggcaggcttgatagaaactcctctacgatgcaaagaggaggcgattttgccgtttttctgaggagaaaaacataaactcaaaattttcaacacagatcctcaagcgattcgagtgagagtgcagaaaaatgcgaggattttttcaggcactctctctctcgttgcgatgctcaccatcactcacacttcaaacgaactctcgagtctgccgcccgaacagacagtcctcggggagttgtgagagcacccttttttgatggaattttactcggcttttttttgtgctgcatcttcctcgctcatttttcgttgcctctctgcttagcattttttcgctccctcgcaaagaggcaaaggcagcacgctgctctagagtaagtcaccgaactctgatgatgttgaggagaattatcaagcctgctttTAGGTCATACCCAAAATTAATcacaaattttttttaagaaatgccTCACgatgttatcaaaatttcttgatttctgaaaaatatccttgACATTTCCCTGGAAACATGCCTgaaaaaaactcctggaagaaataTCTCAAAGAAATACTGGAGGAAACCCTAAAGAAATctaagaaggaatctctggagtagttcctgaaggtatccaaagaaaaaatcctagttgaaatcttaaaaaaaattaagggcAATTTTGTAGAGAACCTAACAACTCCCTGGAGGCAACTCTGAAGATGTTTCTGattgattttttgaagatgttctaaaCGGCAGTCTTAGAGGatcaccggataaaatcctggaCGATTTAGGACTTTCTAGAAATAATATCTAAAAGaatcatttgaagaatttcGGATACAATCTCTGAGGTAATTTCTGTGATTATCCTTAGCAAGATTCAGGTTGCATTCTTGAGGAAACAGAAAAAGAAACTTGAAGGtatgggaaataatcactaaataaaCTCCTGAAAAATTCTTCGGAGTTATATCTGGAtctttgggcaaatacctgaattgattta includes:
- the LOC5570737 gene encoding sphingosine kinase 2 → MVDKPKIDLGTEEIVNPSPTISKGTDCGSPPHVVYLTETFYISSKKNTVFEVRLTDKGLSLKKQSNGSTKEQTIPLKDIIGCRCLRSKRKGKGSSACACTSISGTAQLKVVEENSGEQDESDVSAYLYIYAYILKRNRRGGFRERTTITLRFRSFDKYEDNNKEAQKWRAAIKYLVAGETSIRPTYQPKETRKMLVVLNPKSGSGKAREMFQQRVAPVLAEAEISYDLHITKKPDWAREFVRNRDIYLWRGIVVVGGDGIFYEVLNGLFEREDWQTAIDELAIGIIPCGSGNGLAKTIAHLYDEPFETKPILASALTMVKGKHSMLDIVRVETRSQIMFSFLSVGWGLISDIDIESERLRAIGGQRFTLWSVHRLISLRTYQGKVSYIPALVSNMNRSNSLPREGGGGGGGGVGLLKHSISYNTTLDCHDCRSGGGGGPNDSHSNCDACDTNFSDVLSLETGSNLDTFRPRIDSWYSATSRKSTYFSTVDSIYESDRASNEGAPTGTNVVQMYGPPSRLPALTASLSDSWKTIDGEFVMVHAAYQTHLSTDCYFAPLSKLNDGIIWLLIIRAGVSRSQLLSFMLGLSSGSHIPTQANQYIQMIPVTAFRIEPSGSTPGHMTVDGENVEYGPIQAEIFPSLAKVMVPK